The Streptomyces sp. B3I8 nucleotide sequence GCCACCGCGAACACCCGGCCGTGCCAACCCCGTCCGCCATGCCTGCTCATGTTCCGGTGCTCCGTCCGTGTGTCTTCCGTCGTTCCCGTTGCACCCCAGCAGACGGCACAACAGGGCTTGAGGATCCCGCTGTTACCGATCAAGAACAAATCCGCGGGGAACCGGGGACAACGCGGACGCCACCGCCGCCCTCGGACCGTCCTGGAGGACACCGCCCCCCGCCGTCGCCGGCACCGACTGCCGCCACCAACTGCCGTACCGGCCAAGGGAGTCGTGTGTACACTCGGCCTACCCCCGACGCCGGAGGACATATGACCGCCGCACCGTTGAGCGGAACCGATTTCTCCCCACTGCTGCGCACCGACTTCACCGACGACGCGGCATGGCGGACTCTGCTGGAGTCCATCGAGGACACCCCGACCACCGCGAAGGCCTGGCTGACCGTCATGGTCGACCCGGCCCACGAGGGTCTCTCCGCGGCGGAGCTGCTCGCGCTGGTCCCGGACGGCAGCCGGTACCCGGTGCTCGTCGTGGCCGACCGCGAGACGTTCGTCGGCCACGAGCGCACCCTGCTCCTCATCGACGTCCGGGAGGAGCCGGGGCGCACGTTCCGCGTGGCCGTCCCCGACGCGTTCGCCTCCGTCCTCGGCAACCTGGCCATCGACAATCAGTCGTTCGACGACTACCTCGCCTCCGGCTCCCTCGGCGACGACGGCGTCTACCGTCTCTCCGACCGCCACCGACAGGCCCTCGCCGAACTGCGGGGCGCGGCGCGGCCGCAGGGCGACACGCAGGCCGCCCACGCGTTCGCACGAGTGCGGGGCAGGGTGCCCGGGCCGGGGAATCAGCCCCGCTGACCCCCCGCCGGCCGCCAGGGTGTTCCGCACGGCGGCCGGCGCCGCCTCGCCCGGCACCAGGTGCACGGACAGGCCCGGCAGGGCCGGGAGCGTCGCCCAGCGGGTGACGGGCTCCTCGCAGGGCGGGCCGCCGTGGGGGAAGCGGATGACGCCGTCGGAGTCGACGAAGCAGTCGTGGTTTTGGTGCCGTCCTCGGCGAAGTGGTGCCGGGCGAAGCGCATCGGCAGCACGATCCAGAAGTCCTCGCCGTCGGCCGGTCCTTCCCCCTTCTCGTCGGGGGGACAGCGTCCGGTCACCGCCGCCACCGGCAGTCCGTCACCGGGGAGCCGCTCGCGGGTGTCCACCCGCGGGGCCGGGCGGGTCGCGGGTGTCCGGCCCCGTCCCGTGACGGCCGGACGCCCCCTCAGGCGCTCACGGTTTCCCGTACCGTCGCCGCGAACTCCTCCGTGAGCGGGTGCGTGGGGTGCGCCGGGCGGGCCAGATAGACGGTGGCGGCGGGGGCGTCGCGCACGGGGACGAACCGCACCCCCGGGTGGCTGAAGCTCTGCGCGGTGCCGGACGTGCCGAGGCCGAACGCGCCGCCGGTGGCGATGAGGTTGAGCCACTGGTCCACGTTGCCGACCTCGACGACACGGCCCGGACGGCGCTCCGGGGGCCACAGTTCCGGCGAGGCGGTGCCGGTGTCGGGCCACAGGGCGAGCGGGAGTGCGGCCGGCGGTCCCGGGGTGGAGCGGGCGGGCCGGGCGGTGAGCTCGGCCATCAGCACCGTGTCCCGCTGGGCGAGCGGGTGGTCGTCGGGCAGGGCGGCGACACGGTCCTCCATGTAGAGGGCCTCGGTGCGCAGCAGCGGGCCGGGTGGGCGGGTGCGCAGTACGGCCACGTCGGTGTCGCCGGTGGCCAGCCCCGCGGTGCTGTTGTCCTGCCGCACCACGTCGAGCGGGATGTGCGGGTGCGTACGGCGCCAGGTGCGCAGCAGGGGCACGGTCTGCCGCCCCAGTACCGCGCAGGTGTAACCGAGCCGCAGCGGGCGCACCACCCTACGGGTGTCGGCGAGCGCCGAGTCGAGCCGGGCGAGGATCGCCCGCCCGTGTCCGAGCAGGGTGTTCCCGGCGGGCGTGAGGGCGAGGTGCCGGCTGGAACGGTCGACGAGCTGCACGCCGACACGCGACTCCAGCTGGGCGAGCGTGCGGGACAGGGCGGGCTGCGTCATGTGCAGCCGCGACGCCGCCGCGGTCACGGTGCCCTCCTGGGCCACCGCGTCCAGCGCACGAAGATGGCGGAGCTCCACATCATCCATGCGCACCAAGCATAGACCCTGCCCAAACGGCATTTCCCCGACTCGGGCCGGCCTCCGTAGCGTCTGCGGTGGCCGGGCGACACGCCCGGGACAGCACAACGGCTTTCCGGCATTTCGAGCATTTCGAGCATGAGGAACGGTGGAGCGTGAGAATTCTCCTGATCGGCGCGGGCGGCACGCTGGGCGGCGCGGTGCGCCACGCACTGGTGGAGCGTGGACACGAGGTGATCGGCGTCGGCCGCTCGGGCGGCGACCTCGTCGCCGACGTGACCGACCCCGAGGCGGTGACCCGGCTGTACGCGCAGGCCGGTCCCCTGGACGCGGTGGCGGTCGCGGCGGGCGACGGGGTGTTCCGCCCGCTGGACGAACTGACCCCCGACGACGTGCTGACGACCTTCCGCGGCAAGACGCTCGCCCAACTGGACCTGGTCCGCCAGGGCCTCCGGCACGTGGCGCCGAACGGCTCCTTCACCCTGGTGAGCGGCATCCTGGCCGAGCAGCCCATACCGGCGGGCGCGGCCGCCTCGGCGGCGAACGGCGCGGTGGAGGCGTTCGTCCGCGCCGCGGCGCTCGAACTCCCGCCGCGGCGGATCAACGTCGTCAGCCCGACGGTCGTCGAGGAGTCCCTGGCGGCGTACGGCCCCTTCTTCCCCGGTGTGGAACCGGCCCCCGTCTCCCGCGTGGCGACGGCCTACGTCCGCTCCGTCGAGGGCGCCCAGACGGGGCAGACGTACCGCGTCTGGTGACGCGGCGGCTCCGCGCGTTCAGGGCGTTCCCGTGCCGGGCGCAGGCGGGTTCGGCGGGGTCACCTGCACGAGCCCCGTCTGGTAGGCGATGACGACCAGTTGGGCACGGTCACGGGCGCCCAGTTTCGCCATCGCACGGTAGACGTGGGTGCGGACGGTCAGCGGGCTGAGGACGAGTGTCTCGGCGATCTCCGTGTTGGACATGCCTTCGGCGGCCATCGCCATGATCTCCCGTTCCCGGGCGGTCAGTTCCGACAGCCGGCCGGGTGAGGCGAGCTGCGCGCCGGGGAAGGGGCTCATCAGGAAGTTCGCGATGAGGGTGCGGGTGGCGACGGGGGACAGCAGTGCCTCCCCGGAGGCCACGGTGCGCAGGCCGGCGAGCAGGGTGTCGGTGGTGACGTCCTTGCCGAGGAAGCCGCTGGCACCGGCGTGCAGGGCCCGGGCGACGTACTCCTCCGTCTCGAAGGTGGTCAGGATGAGGACGCGTGTGGCGGACAGTTCCGGATCCGCGCAGAGGATGGACGTGGCGGTGAGCCCGTCCGTGCCGGGCATGCGGATGTCCATGAGGACGATGTCGGGACGGTGCGTCCGGGCCAGGTGCACCGCCTCCGCGCCGTCGGAGGCCTCACCGACCACGGTCATGTCCTCGCAGGAGTCGATCAGCATCCGGAACGTCGCCCGGAGCAGGGTCTGATCGTCGGCGAGCAGCACCTTGATGGTCATGCGTCCTCTCCTGTCACGTCGCCCGTGCCGTTCTCGTCGCCCGTGTCGCCCGCGCCGCCCGTGGTGCTTTCGTCGTCCGCGCCGCCCGTGGTGTGCGGGGCCGGTTCGGGCGCGGCGGGTGACAGCGGCAGACTCGTCGCCACCTCGAAGCCGCCTCCGGGGCGGGGCCCGGCGTGGAACTCGCCGCCGACGGTGTGGGCCCGTTCGCGCATGCCCATGATGCCGAAGCCCCGGCCCGGCGCGGCCGCGGGAACCTTCGAGGTGCCGGGCGGCTCACCATTGGTGACGGTGATCCGCAGGCGGGACTCCTTGTAGGCGAGACGCACGTGTGCCGAACCGGCGGTGGCGTGCTTGGTGGCGTTGGTGAGCGCCTCCTGGACGATCCGGTACGCGGTCAGGTCCACGCCGGGGGTGAGCGGCCGGGGCTCACCGCTCGTCGTGACCGTGACGGTGAGCCCCGCCACCGCGCACGTGGAGACCAGTTCGGGCAGGCGGGCGAGACCGGGGGAGGGGTCGAGCGCCGCGGCTTTGGGGCCGCCGTCGTGGCGCAACAGCCCCAGCATGGACTTGAGTTCGCGCAGCGCGGAGGACGTGGTGCCGGTGAGCCCGGTGAGGATCTCCTTGGTCCGGGGCGGATCGGTGAGCGCGAAGTGGGCGGCCGTGCCGGCCTGGGCGTTGGCCAGGGCCAGGTGATGCGCCACCACGTCGTGCAGTTCGCGGGCGATGCGCATGCGCTCCTCGGTGACCCGCAGCCGGGCCTCCTCCTCCCGGGTCCGCTCTGCGTGTTCGGCGCGGGCCTGCACCGACGCCACGTAGGCGCGCCGCAGCCTGGTCATGCTGCCGGCGGCGAGCGGCAGCAGCAGCCAGAAACAGTAGCCGATGGAGCGGGGCACGGGGGAGGAGGCGAAGGAGGGATCGAACGCCGCCGAGGTGACCATCAGCGCCACCGCCGTGGTGACGGCGTAGAGGCGTGCGGTCCTGAGGCCGGTGCGCGTGGTCAGCCAGTACGTGGCCGCCATGACGGGGGCCAGCAACAGTGGGGTCAGCACGTACTCCAGTGCGGTGGCGATGACGATGCACACCGCGTTCACGACCGTGACCGTCCGCGGACGGCTCCGGTGCGCGAACAGGACGAGACACGCGACACCCATGACGATCAGCACGGTGGCGTCCCGCTCGGGTGGAGCGGCGCCGGGTCTGGTGAGCCCGGTGCCCACGATCGCGCAGGCCATGAGGACCAGCACCAGCACCGTGTCGACGATGCGCGGATGACGGTCGGCGTAGCGCTCGAGGCGGTCGGCGTAGGGCTCCGGGCTGCTGCTCATTCTTCTCCGGTCGGTTCCGCGGATCACGGCGCGCCGTCCGCCGCGGCGGGGGCCGCGGCGGACGGATGGTGAAGGGGGTCAGGTGGTGAGGGGGGCGGGTGCAGAGTGGTGAGGGGGCCGATGAGTGGTGCGGGGCGGGCTGGCGGTGCGGGTCAGGTGCGGGACGTTTCCCGTTCCGCCGCCGTCGTTCCGGACGCTTTCCGTTCCCCCGTCGCCGTTCCGGCCGGTCGGGGGTCCGCCCCGGCGGGCAGCCGGTCCAGTGCCTCGCCCTCCACGTCGACGCGGGGCAGCATCCGGTCCAGCCGGCCCGGCAGCCACCAGGCCCGGCGGCCGAGGAGCGCGAGGGCGGCGGGCACGATCGCCATCCGTACCACGAAGGCGTCGAACAGGACGGCCGAGGCGAGCCCGAACCCGATCATCTTGATCATGGAGTCGTCCTCGCTGACGAATCCGGCGAACACCGCGACCATGATCAGTGCGGCGGCGACGACGACCCGGGCGCTGTGCCGGAACCCGTCGATGACCGCCTGGCCGGGCGTCGCGCCGTGGACGTACGCCTCGCGCATCCGCGAGACGAGGAAGACCTCGTAGTCCATGGCCAGGCCGAAGACGATGCCGACGAGGAAGATCGGCATCAGGCTCATGACCGGACCGGTGTGCTCCGCGCCCAGCAGTTCGGCGCCGTGGCCCTGCTGGAAGACGAGGACGACCGAGCCCAGGGAGGCCAGCACCGACAACAGGTAGCCGAGGGCCGCCTTCAGCGGAACGAGCAGGGACCGGAAGACCACCAGCAGCAGGACGACAGCGAGACCCACGACGACGAGCAGATAGGGGACCAGGGCGGACCGCACCTTCCCGGCGATGTCGATGTCGACGGCGGTGGTGCCGGTGACGGCGAACGTCACGCCGGTCCCGGACCGGATCGCCGGCCGTGCGTCGCGGAGGGACGTGACCAGGGCCTTGGTCCTTTCGTCGGTCGGCGCCGTGGACGGTACCGCCTGGAAGACGGCTGTGTCGCCCGCATGGTTGAAGCGGGCCGGGGAGACGGAGACGATGCCCTCGGTGTCGCCGATCCGCCGTGCGACCGTCTCGACGGCGTCCTTCGCGCCGGCGCTGCCCCGGGCGTCCACGACGATGCTCAACGGCCCGTTGAAGCCCGGCCCGAAGGCGTCGGCCAGGGCATCGTATGCCCGGCGCTCGGTGGTCGAGGTCGGCTTGGCCTCGTCGCCGGGGTTGCCGAGCCGCAGCCCCGTCACGGGCAGCGCGAGAGCCCCGAGGGCCACCACGCCCAGCAGCAGCACGGGCAGCGGACGGCGCAGCACGAAACGCGCCCAGCGGGTGCCCCAGCTGTCCGGAGTGCTCCGGTCCTCGGCCGCTTCGGCGGGACTGCTGTGCTCCGCGGTCGCTTCGGCCGGGGCGTTCCGTTCCTCGGCCGCTCCGCCCCTGCGGGCCCGCCGGGTGAGCACGGCGTGCGGCCGGAAGCCGAGCAGCGCCGGGACCAGGGTGAGCGCGACCAGTACGGCGACGGTGACCGCGCCGGACGCGGCCAGGCCCATCTTGGTCAGCCCCGGGATCCCCACCACCCACAGTCCCGCCAGCGCGATGACCACCGTCAGCCCGGCGAACACCACCGCCGAGCCGGCCGTGCCGACCGCGAGACCGACCGCCTCCTGGGGCGCGTGGCCCCGGGCGCGCTCCTCGCGGTAGCGGGAGACGACGAACAGGGCGTAGTCGATGCCGACCGCGAGGCCCAGCATCATCGCCAGGATGCTCGTCGTCGCCGACAGGTCCAGTGCGTGGGCCAGCGCCAGGATGGACGCCAGGCTGATCCCGACGCCGATCAGGGCGGTCAGCAGCGGCAGCCCGGCCGCGGCGAGGGAACCGAAGGTGACGAGCAGGACCAGGGCGGCCACCGCGACGCCGATCAGTTCGGCCACGCCGCCCGGCCTGCTGCCCTCGCTCAGGGCCTTCCCGCCCACCTCGACGGTCAGCCCGCCGCCCCGGGCGTCATGGACGGCGTCCTTCAGCCGGTCTTTGGTGGCGTCGGTGAGGTCCTTGGGGCCGGCCTCGTAGGTGACGGTCGCGTACGCCGTCCGGCCGTCCTTGCTCAGCGTCCTCGCGCGGAACGGGTCGGACGCGCTCACGACCTGCGGGCCGTCGGCCAGGGAGGTCACGGTCCGCTCGATCGTCCGCCTGTTAACGGGATCGTCGATCCGCTCCCCGTCCGGTGCGACGAACACGACTCGGGCGCTCGCCCCGTCGGCGGTGGTTCCGGGGAAGCGCTGTTCCATCAGGTCGAACGCCTTCTGCGACTCGATGCCGGGCATGGAGAAGGGCTTGTCCGACGCCTTCGGAGCGCTCGCCGCCCCCCATCCGGCGAGGGCCAGTACGGCCGCCCAGACCAGGACGACGTACCAACGGTGCCGGAAGGCGATACGGCCCACTCGGTGAAGGAAAATGGCCACGGCAGGAGCTCTCCCCGTCTGGTGCTGGTGGTGGGCCCAGCCTCCCGGGACGCGCACCGCCGTGTCGTCGTACGCACGTCGGCAGTCGGCGCTACTGAGTCCGTAGTACGGAAGTACGGACCCGGTGCATCCCCTGTACGCCCCGGCCGTTCTGGTATACCTTCGCGTCGCCCGTGTCGTATGAAACGTTTCAAAACCTGTTGCTCCGTGAGGTGAGTCGCGATGCCCGAGAACCGCACGCACGACCAAGGACCCCGACGGCGCACGGTCGTCACCGCCGGCGCCCTCGCCCTGACCGCTCTCGCCGCGGCCCGCCCCGCGCAGGCCGCCGCCGAGACCGGACCGGCGACCGGATCGGCGACGGGGGCGGCCGGAACCGCCGGGACCCGCCCCCCGGTCCACGGTGTCACCCCCCGTCGCGGCGACTGGCACCGCTACGTCCAGGCCCCCGCCTCCACCACCGTCCGCCCCGTGCGCATCACGGAGTCCACCGGTGACGTGAACGACCCCGAGGCCCTGCTGCGCCCCGGCGGCGGCAGAACCGTGCTGCGCCGCCCGCAGCCCGAGCCGGCGCCCCGCTGGCCCGAGGGCACCACCGCCGAGGCCTCCTCCGCGCACGCCCCCAACAGCGGCAACGACGGCAACCCCCGCACCTACGACGCCGCCAACGCGATCGACGGCGACCCGGACACCTTCTGGAACGACGACACCGAAAGAGGCTTCCCCGACGTCCTGACCCTCACCACGCCGGCCCCGCTCGAACTGTCCGGCATCACCGTCGTCTCCAACGGCGACGGCGTGCCCACCGCGTTCACCGTCGAGGCGGGCACCTCCGGCGGCGGCTGGGACACCGTCGCCACCGTCGCCGACAACGATGTCGTCCAGCGTGCCGTCCCCTTCTCCCGCAAGGTCACCACCGACCGGCTGCGCCTCACCGTCACGGCCGCCCAGGACACCGGCAAGGGCGTGTTCACCCGCGTGAACGAGCTGTGGCCCGAGGCGATCGAACCCGTCGTCGCGCCCAGCGTCACCGTCGACTTCGGCAAGGTGGTCGTCGGGTACCCCGACATCCGGTTCACCGGCGCCTCCGCCAACTCGCCCGGAGTGCGGCTCGCGTTCTCCGAGACGCGGCAATTCCTCACGGAGCGCTCCGACTTCACCCGCTCCGACCAGGCCGGCGGCACCGGCCGGGGCACCGACCAGTTCGCCGTGCCCGCCGCCGGCGCCCACTGGAAGGACACCAAGGGATTCCAGCACGACGGCAAGGTCTTCGCCGACGGACTGCACGGCTTCCGCTACCTGCGCATCACCCTGGACGCCCTCGCCTCGGACGCACCGGTGGCCCAGCCCTGGGGCAGGGTCGACATCGACTCCGTCAGCCTCGACTTCACCGGATACCTGGGCACCCCGAGCACCTACCGCGGCTGGTTCCTCTGCTCCGACGACGACTTGAATCGTTTCTGGTACGGCGCCTCGTACACCAACGAACTCGTCACCGACACCTTCCGCCGGGACGACGTCGACCCCAGGAACGCCTGGAGCGACACCCTGGAGGGCGAACTCGTCCTGCACGACGGGGCCAAGCGCGACCGGGACCCGTACGTCGGCGACCTCGCCGTCTCCGCGCGCACGCTGTACCTGACGCACGACGACACCGCGGCCGCCGCCCGCAACGTCCTGGCCGACCTCGCCGACCACCAGCGCTCCGACGGCTGGATCCCCCCGGCCTCCATCAGCGGCTACACCCTCCCGCTCTTCGACTATCCGATGTGGTGGGTCACCTGCGGCTGGGACTACGTCCTCTACACCGGCGACCGCGCCTACGCCTCCCGCACCTACCCGAACCTGGTGAAGGTGCTCGACACCTGGTACCCGAGCGTCACCGACGACGCCGGGCTGCTCAGCAAGGGCCTCAACGGCACCGGCGGCTACGGCGACTACGCCTTCCTCGGCCGCACCGGAAGGGTCACCTACTACAACGTCCTGTACGTCCAGGCCCTGAACGACGCCGCCCGACTGGCCGACTGGCTCGGACACGCCTTTGACGCCGACCGCTGGCGCGAGCGGGCGGCCGCCGTCGCCGAGGCGGTCAACGCACACCTGTGGGACGAGTCCGCCGGCGCCTACCTCGACTCCGGGACCGGCGCCGTCCGCCACGCCCAGGACGGCAACGCCCTGGCCGTGATCGCCGGAGTCGCCGACGCCGACCGGGCCGCCGCCGCGCTCGCCCACCTCGACGCCACGACACGGCGGCCGTACGGCAACGCGTTCATGGACAACGACACCCTGTTCGCCGACGCCTCCCAGCGGGTGTACGCGTTCACGTCCTACCCCGAGATCGTCGCCCGCTTCCTGAGCGGCCGGGCGGACTCCGCACTGGACCAGATCCGGCGCACCTACGGGTGGATGGACCGCAACGACCCCGGCATCACGAACTGGGAGGGGATCGGACCGGGCGGCTCCCTGTACGAGGGGGCGTACACCAGCATGGCCCACGGCTGGTCCACCGGGGTACTGCCCGCGCTCACCCACCAGTTGCTCGGGGCGCGACCGCTGTCGCCGGGCTACGCGACCTGGGAGGTACGGCCGCATCCGGCGGACGTGACATGGGCGCAGGGCGAACTGCCCACGCCGCACGGGGGACTGGGAGTGGAGTGGACACACGCGGACGGCGAGTTCTCGCTGACGGTGCGGGTGCCCGGCGGAACGCGGGGGAGCGTGGCACTTCCGACCGGCGGACGGGACGTCACGGTGCGCAGCGGAGGACGCGTGGTGTGGGACGGGAAGCGGGGGCGGGTGAGCGGGATCTCGGCCGACGACGGACGGGTGACCGTCTCGGGCGTGCGGCCCGGGCACCACACGTTCGTGGTGTCACCCCGGCGGGGGTGAGAGCGCCGCATGGGGTGACAGGGCACGGCTCCTGCGGGTGGCGTGCCGCCCCCGGACGGAGGCGACCGGGGGGCCGGAGCCGTGGCCCCGCCGGTGGCGCCTTTGCCCAGCGGGCCGCGGGTGGCGCGTCGTGCTCAGCGGCCCGCGGGGAGCACCGCCAGCAGGGTGCCGACCGTCTCCGCCACGCCTTCCCGGGCCGGGGTCAGGTACTTCCTGGGGTCGGTCAGGGAGGGGGCGGCACCGAGGACGTCGCGCACCGCGCGGGTGAACGCCACGTTGAGAGCCGTACCTATGTTGATCTTCGCCATGCCGGACTCCACCGCCCTGCGCAGGTCCCCGTCGGGCACGCCCGAGGAACCGTGGAGCACCAGCGGGACCGGGACGGCCTCGCGCAGCCGGGCGATGAGCGCGTGGTCCAGCGCGGCGGTGCGCTCCGTCATCGCGTGGCTGCTGCCGACGGCGACGGCCAGCGCGTCGACGCCGGTGCGTGCGACGTAGTCGGCGGCCTCTGCGGGGTCGGTCCGCACCCCGGCGGCGTGGGCGCTCGCGGGAGCGTCCGGCTTGCCACCGACGTAGCCGAGTTCGGCCTCCAGCCACAGCCCGGCCTCGTGCGCCCACCGGGCGGCCTCGGCCGTGGCGGCGATGTTGCGGTCGTGGGGGAGAGCGCCCGCGTCGAACATCACCGAGGAGAAGCCGTTGTCCGCGGCCTGCCGCACCAGTTCCATGTCGGTGGCGTGGTCGAGGTGGAGCGCCAGCTCCACCTCGCTCGCCTCGGCGACGGCGGCGGTGGCACGGGCCAGCGGGGCGAGCCGGCCGCCGTGGTAGCGCACGGCGTTCTCGCTGATCTGGAGGATCACCGGCCGGCCAGCCGCCTGCGCGCCGTCCGAGATCGCCTCCGCGTGCTCCAGCGTGATGACGTTGAAGGCGGGGACGCAGCCGCGAACGGCGGCGGCCCGGGCGACCAGTTCTCCGGTGGGGACCAGGGGCATGTCGGGTTCCTCTTGGGGCGCGAAGGCGGGACGGACGAGACGAAGGAAAGGATGGGGGGGGAAGGGCAGGACAAGGGGAAGGGCAGGACTGGCGGGACGGGGCGAGTGGTGGGGCGACGGCGCGGTCGAGGGAACCCGGGAGGGCCCCTCGGCCGTCTGGCCCTAGCCGACCTTCTCCGTCGTGGCCCCGGGGGCCAGGGTGTCCTCCCCGCGCTTCTCGTCGGTGTAGACCATGAGCGTCGACCCGGCGAGGGCGAGGACGATGCCGATGGTGCCCCAGACGGTGGGCAGTGTCTGGTAGATGATCAGGGACAGCACGATCGTCAGGACCGGCGCCAGCGCGTTGGTGATGGGTGCCACCACGCTGGCCTTGCCCCGGCTGAGCGCCATGACGAGGAACAGCGCGCCCACCGCGTTGAGGACCTGGGTCCCCGCCGTGATCGCCGGGGCCTGCCACGGTGCCGAGGGCAGGTCGCCCATCATCAGGTAGGCCACCGGGACCAGCGCGAGACCGCTGATCGTCATCCAGCCGAACGTCGTGGCGTCGTTGACGCCCACCAGCGCGGCCTTGCGCATGAAGAACGCCTGGGCGCCCCATGCCACGCAGATGATGACGGCGAGCACCATCCACGAGCCGGTGTCGACGTCGCCGCCGGCCCCGGAGGGAATGCTGAGCAGCACGATCGCGACCGCCGCGGCGATCACACCGACCACGGCGAGCCGGGCTATGCGTTCGCGCAGCAGCGCCACGGCCATCAGGACGGTGATGACGGGGGAGAGCGACACCACCGGGAAGATCAGATAGGCGGGGCCGTCCGCCAGCGCCTGGAAGAGCAGCAACTGGCCGCCGGCGCCGGTGAGTCCGGCCAGCAGACCGTACAGGGCGGCCATCGGACGGCGGTCGAAGCGCTCACGCCGCAGTGCGACGGCCGCGGGGACGAGCATCGTGAACGCCCAGATGATGTAGATCATCTCGTCCGGGTAGTCGTACCGCTCGACGGGCTGGCTGGAGGTCGCGCCCCAGACGCCCCAGAACAGCACAAGGAGTCCGGCGTAGACGATCCAGCTCCGGCTGGATCGGCCGGAGGCGCCGGACGCGCCGGCCAGGTCAGAAGACGTCATTTCTGTCCTCCAAGGGGTGAGGGTCCGCGCCGTCGCGGAGAGCGGTGAGTGCTGCGGCGTCCAGCGGGGTTCCGGCCCGCTTCGCCGCGTAGAGCGCGGCCCCGATGGCCGGGGGGAACAAGGGGGTGCGCAGGTCGTACGTCCCGTCGCCGTCGCGCAGTCGCGCGGTGAAAGCGTCCCGGACGGCGGCGGAGCCGAAGACTCCGCCGGAGTAGGAGACGGGGACCGTCTCGTCGGCGGTGAAGCCCAGCCGGCGCCGCGCGGTGTCGACGAGCGTGGCCAGCTCCCGGCCCGCCTCGGTCAGGATGCCGGCGGCCGCCTCGTCGCCGAGCTCGGCGGCCCGGGAGACACTGCGGCTCAGGCCGGCGATGTCACTGCGCCGTCCGTGCCAGCGGTTGAGGACCACGTCGATGATTTCGAGGTCGTCGACGAGTTCCAGGTGGTGGCGGAGGGCGTCGGCGAGGGGCCCCTCCGGGAGCCGTCCGTCGCTCATCCTGGTGAAGGCGTTGAGGCCCTGGACGGCGATCCAGTAGGCGGAGCCCTCGTCGCTGAACATCTCGCTCCAGCCGCCGACGCGGACGCCGGAGCCGTTCCGCTCGCCGTACACCATGGAGCCGGTGCCGCTGATGACGTTGATGCCGTCGACGGCGCCCAGGGAGCCCGCCCACCCGCAGATCATGTCGTTGTCGCACGCGTAGCGGTCGTTGCCCA carries:
- a CDS encoding short chain dehydrogenase; the encoded protein is MRILLIGAGGTLGGAVRHALVERGHEVIGVGRSGGDLVADVTDPEAVTRLYAQAGPLDAVAVAAGDGVFRPLDELTPDDVLTTFRGKTLAQLDLVRQGLRHVAPNGSFTLVSGILAEQPIPAGAAASAANGAVEAFVRAAALELPPRRINVVSPTVVEESLAAYGPFFPGVEPAPVSRVATAYVRSVEGAQTGQTYRVW
- a CDS encoding LysR family transcriptional regulator, whose translation is MDDVELRHLRALDAVAQEGTVTAAASRLHMTQPALSRTLAQLESRVGVQLVDRSSRHLALTPAGNTLLGHGRAILARLDSALADTRRVVRPLRLGYTCAVLGRQTVPLLRTWRRTHPHIPLDVVRQDNSTAGLATGDTDVAVLRTRPPGPLLRTEALYMEDRVAALPDDHPLAQRDTVLMAELTARPARSTPGPPAALPLALWPDTGTASPELWPPERRPGRVVEVGNVDQWLNLIATGGAFGLGTSGTAQSFSHPGVRFVPVRDAPAATVYLARPAHPTHPLTEEFAATVRETVSA
- a CDS encoding MMPL family transporter: MAIFLHRVGRIAFRHRWYVVLVWAAVLALAGWGAASAPKASDKPFSMPGIESQKAFDLMEQRFPGTTADGASARVVFVAPDGERIDDPVNRRTIERTVTSLADGPQVVSASDPFRARTLSKDGRTAYATVTYEAGPKDLTDATKDRLKDAVHDARGGGLTVEVGGKALSEGSRPGGVAELIGVAVAALVLLVTFGSLAAAGLPLLTALIGVGISLASILALAHALDLSATTSILAMMLGLAVGIDYALFVVSRYREERARGHAPQEAVGLAVGTAGSAVVFAGLTVVIALAGLWVVGIPGLTKMGLAASGAVTVAVLVALTLVPALLGFRPHAVLTRRARRGGAAEERNAPAEATAEHSSPAEAAEDRSTPDSWGTRWARFVLRRPLPVLLLGVVALGALALPVTGLRLGNPGDEAKPTSTTERRAYDALADAFGPGFNGPLSIVVDARGSAGAKDAVETVARRIGDTEGIVSVSPARFNHAGDTAVFQAVPSTAPTDERTKALVTSLRDARPAIRSGTGVTFAVTGTTAVDIDIAGKVRSALVPYLLVVVGLAVVLLLVVFRSLLVPLKAALGYLLSVLASLGSVVLVFQQGHGAELLGAEHTGPVMSLMPIFLVGIVFGLAMDYEVFLVSRMREAYVHGATPGQAVIDGFRHSARVVVAAALIMVAVFAGFVSEDDSMIKMIGFGLASAVLFDAFVVRMAIVPAALALLGRRAWWLPGRLDRMLPRVDVEGEALDRLPAGADPRPAGTATGERKASGTTAAERETSRT
- a CDS encoding response regulator transcription factor; this encodes MTIKVLLADDQTLLRATFRMLIDSCEDMTVVGEASDGAEAVHLARTHRPDIVLMDIRMPGTDGLTATSILCADPELSATRVLILTTFETEEYVARALHAGASGFLGKDVTTDTLLAGLRTVASGEALLSPVATRTLIANFLMSPFPGAQLASPGRLSELTAREREIMAMAAEGMSNTEIAETLVLSPLTVRTHVYRAMAKLGARDRAQLVVIAYQTGLVQVTPPNPPAPGTGTP
- a CDS encoding sensor histidine kinase; the protein is MSSSPEPYADRLERYADRHPRIVDTVLVLVLMACAIVGTGLTRPGAAPPERDATVLIVMGVACLVLFAHRSRPRTVTVVNAVCIVIATALEYVLTPLLLAPVMAATYWLTTRTGLRTARLYAVTTAVALMVTSAAFDPSFASSPVPRSIGYCFWLLLPLAAGSMTRLRRAYVASVQARAEHAERTREEEARLRVTEERMRIARELHDVVAHHLALANAQAGTAAHFALTDPPRTKEILTGLTGTTSSALRELKSMLGLLRHDGGPKAAALDPSPGLARLPELVSTCAVAGLTVTVTTSGEPRPLTPGVDLTAYRIVQEALTNATKHATAGSAHVRLAYKESRLRITVTNGEPPGTSKVPAAAPGRGFGIMGMRERAHTVGGEFHAGPRPGGGFEVATSLPLSPAAPEPAPHTTGGADDESTTGGAGDTGDENGTGDVTGEDA